The genome window AATTCTACGGCACAGAAGATAAAATTGATTTAGCAAATTTTGATTTGGCGAGAATCTAACAAACAAGCGGTTAAATTTTTAGGAAATTTAACCGCTTGTATTTTAGTTATCGGAGAGATGTTCTAAACCGTATTGATAAAGCGCATTCTTTTTATAGCCGAAAGTCTCCGCCACAATTGCCAGCTTTTTTCAGCGGTAATTCTTGGCAAAGTAAACCGAGTAATTTAACCGCTTGGGTGGAAAATTCTTCATCTGCCTGTTCCGGTTTTCCTTCCACGACTAACACAATCTCACCTTTAATGCGGTTGCTATCTTCATTTAACCACGCAATTAAATTGGTTAATGTATCGCCATGAATGGTTTCCCACGTTTTGGTAATTTCACGAGCCATCACCACATAACGATCCTTGCCTAGCATTTTTTGCATATCTTCAAGCGTATCTAAAATACGGTGCGTTGATTCATAAAAAATCAATGTACGTGGTTCATCAGCCACTTCCGCTAATTTATCGCAACGTGATTTTGTCTTAGCCGGTAAGAACCCTTCAAAACAAAAGCGGTCTGAAGCAATACCGGATGCGCAAAGTGCGGTAATCGCCGCACAAGCGCCGGGTAACGGCACGACTTTAACCCCGGCTTGGCGGCAATGGCGCACCAAGTGAAAGCCTGGGTCACTAATTAATGGCGTGCCGGCATCGGAAATCAGGGCAATATTCAGCCCTTGTTGTAATTTTTCGACTAATACGGCGACTTTTTGTTGTTCATTGTGATCATGTAAGGCAAAAAACGGTTTTTTGATGCCGTAATGGCTAAGTAATAAACCGCTATGACGAGTATCTTCCGCGACGATTAAATCGACTTGGGCAAAAGTATCCAATGCTCGTTGAGTTATATCTCCAAGATTACCAATTGGCGTTGCGACAATATACAAAGTACCGTTTTGTTCGTTTTTCATTTGCTTTTCACTCGTTTGATAAGTAAGATTTCAACATTATTATGCCCATTATAGTCTATTAGGAGCAATACAATGGCGACTATTTTAAAACAGAAACTAAAAACTGTCTTTGTCCCAACGGCAATGGCACTTTTTCTTTCTGCTTGTACCGGTACAAGTTTTTTTGAAAACCCATTAACTAAAACAGTAAAAGACGAAGCCTATGCTACTTCGGAGTTTTATATTAATAAAGCGGATAAAGCGACAGATAAAGAAGATCAGGTCACTTACCGTTTATTAGCCGTCCGTAAATTAATTGATGAGAATAAAGCGGCGGAAGCACAAAATACTTTTGATGAACTATCGCCGGCATTGGCTGAAATTCAGAAAAATGAGATTCAGAAAGTCGAGTATAACTTAGTGGCAAGACAGCTTGTCGCCTTACAAGGCAATGAAGCTCAAGCGGTTTCTTTATTAAAACTTGTCCCAATGGCACAACTGAGCCGTTCGCAAACACTACGTTTTTATCAAACTCAAGCACGTATCGCTGAAAATCGTAAAGATGTATTGGAAGCGGTGAAAGCTCGTTCGTTAATGACGGCAAAATTAGCTGATAATAAATTACGTCAAGAGAATAATGATCAAATTTGGTCTTTATTACGTAATGCAAATAAAGGTTCGCTTTCTGTGGCAAATCCGGGACCGGGCGAAATTGAATTTGCCGGTTGGTTAGCATTAATTGCGGCATATAACCAAAATGTCACCACTCCGGCACAAATGCCACAAGCAATTAATAACTGGAAACAGCTTTATCCAAATCATAGTGCAGTTTCCTTTATGCCGGCAGAGTTACAAAATGTGTCTAATTTCCAACAAACTCAGTTAAACGGCGTAGCATTATTATTACCGTTAAGCGGTGAAGCAAAAATTTTAGGCGATATTATCAAAAAAGGTTTTGATGATGCGAAGGGCGATGATGCAACAGCAATTCAAACTTATGATACAGATGCCGGTTCGGTTGAAAGCATTCTGACGCAAGCAAAACAGCAAGGGGCCCAAACGATTATCGGACCGCTACTTAAATCACGTGTCGATGAGATGTTAGTCAGTCCGGAAATTAAAGGGGTAAATGTCTTAGCATTAAATTCAACGCCGAATGTAAAAGCGATTCCGGGTGTATGTTATTACGGTTTATCGCCAGAAGCAGAGGCAAGAGCTGGGGCGGACCGTTTATATCGTGACGGTTATTCCCGTGCAATTGTTGCCGCATCACAAGATGATTTTGGTCAACGTTCGGCAGATGCGTTTGCACAACGTTGGCGACAATTAACAAATGGCGATGCGGATGTACGTTACTATAATTTACCGCAAGATGCGGTGGTCGCTATTCAAAACTCCGGTAGTGTTCAGGGAGCCGCATTATATGCGTTAGGTACGGCAGAGCAGTTACTTGAATTAAAACAGGGTATTGATGGTTCACCGCTTGCCGGACAATTAAATATGTATACGTCTTCTCGCAGTAATTCACCGAATAACGGCATTGAATTTAGAACCGCCATGGAAGGGGTAAAATTTAGTGAAATTCCATTATTAGCGGATCCTAGCTCGGATGAATATAAGAAAGCGGAAACATTGGCGGAAAGCGATTTCTCAATGATGCGTTTATATGCAATGGGTTCTGATGCTTGGGCGTTGGCAAATAAATTTAACGAGTTTCGTCAAATTCCGGGTTACAGCGTTTCAGGTTTGACGGGGAATTTAACCGCAAGCCCGAACTGTAATATTGAGCGTGGCATGTCTTGGTTGCAATATCGCAATGGTGCTGTGGAAAACGCTAACTAAACGAGCTCAAGGTGCTAGCTTTGAACAAAAAGCCCGTGAGCTGTTAGAGCAAAGACGGGCTGAAATTTGTTGCCGCAAATCAGCAATTTAAATGCGGAGAGTTGGACTTGATTATGCAACAGGGTGATACTTTAGTATTTGTTGAGGTTCGTCAGCGTAAAAGTAATCGTTTCGGCTCGGCATTGGAAAGTATTGATTACCGTAAACAGCAAAAATGGCTTGATGCGGCTAATATGTGGTTGTTCCAACAGCGTAAACAGAGCTTAGACACGGCAAATTGTCGCTTCGATGTTGTTGTATTTGAAGGAAATGATCCGCCAGTTTGGATCCAAAATTTTTTAGGGTAACGTAGAATGCTTGAAAAAATACAAGATCGGTTTACGGAAAGTATTCAGATCCAAATTGCTGCATGACGGAATTATTGCCAAAATCGTTAAGTGAAGCGACAACACGTATCGTTGCTTGTTTGCTGAGAGGTAATAAGATAATTGTTTGCGGTCATGGGCGTTCCTATACTAATGCACAGCTATTAGTTAGCCATTTGTTGCATAAATATGATTTGAACCGACCAAGTTTTGTTGCCTTATTATTACAATTTGATGGGGTATTGGCAGGTGTAATCGCACAAGATAATGATCTTGCTAATCTTTATCGTAAGCAATTACAAGCAGTTGCAAAACACGGTGATCTATTTATCAACTTTTCGCCGACAGGTAATGAAGAAGCGGTTTTAAATGCGATTCATTTAGCCAAAAACGAAGGGTTGGAGATTATTAGTTTTACCAGTAGCCGTAATGATCATACACAAGGTTTGCTCGATGAGCATGATGTTGAGATCTCGATGCCTTCTAATAGCGAGTTACGCGTTATTGAAGGACATCAATTTTGTGTCAATGTACTGTGTGAATTAGTTGATCATTTACTTTTTTCTTAATTTTCTAGTATAGAGAGGATATTGTTATGTTCACTTTAAAACGTATCGGTTTAATGAGTTTATGTGCGTTAAGCCTTTTATCTTTGCAGGGCTGTATTGCAACGGCAGTAGTGACTTCAGCGACAGTAGCGACAAAAGTAGCGACTGATCCTCGTAGTGCGGGAACCCAGGTTGATGATGAGGTTCTCGAAGAACGTGTTGCTTATAATCTCAATAAAGATGCTCAACTTAAAGAAGAAACACGCATTAATGTTGTTGCCTATAACGGTAAGGTATTACTGGTTGGGCAGGCTCCGAATGATTCTGCAGTAGAAACCGCTAAGAATTTAGCGGCGGGAGCAGAAGGGGTTACTGAAGTCTATAATGAAATCCGTACCGGTGAAAAAATTGGGGTGGGACAAATCTCTGTCGATAGCTGGATTACTACCGCAATTAAATCAAAATTGTTAGTTAATTCAGAGGTAAAATCTACCGAAGTTAAAGTCATTACCGAAAATGGCGAAGTATTCTTAGTCGGAAAACTTTCTCCATCACAAGCGGATGCGGCGACGGAAGTTGCTCGTAATGTAAGTGGCGTAAATAGAGTAATTAAAGTGATTAATTACGCTCAATAAGTATAGTATATAAAGCAAGAAACCGTCTTTAAAGACGGTTTCTTATTAATGACGCTCGACTTATTTTTTAATTAAGAAAGTCACCGCTTCAACATAACGTTTGATAAATTCGTTAGTTGATTGAGAATCCGAGAATCCTTCCAAATTAATTTGGTATTGTTCATTTACGAAAAACGCCGGCACACCACGAATTTTAAAATCTTCTGCTAATTGCACTTGTTTGTTGACCAAACCGTTTACCGCAAAGCTGTTAATACCATTATCAAAATCTGCCGCACTTACGCCGTTTGCCGTAAATACCGATTTGATATCATCCATTGATTTGAACGCATCTTTTTGTGTTTGCTTCAAATAATGCGGTTTTCACTTTATCTTCCATGCCTAATGCCATTGCTAATGCCCATGCACGAGTTAAATTCTCAGACTGACGGCCTAAGAAATTAACGTGATATTGTACTAATTTAGCATCTTGTGGAAGTGCTTGTTTAATTTGACTTGGAATCTTGTAAGTTAATTCAAAATCATAGCAATGTGGGCAGTAGAATGAGAAAAACTCCACCACTTCTTTTTGTGCTGACGGAGCTTGGCGAACTTGAGTATATTCTTTACCTTCAACCGGATCCGCCGCAAAAGCGGTTGAATTTACTGTGAAAAATGCAGAAAGAGCGACTAAAACTGATTTTAATGCCAATTTTTTCATTATTGTTCCTTAAATAAAAAATAAATGCGTCTGTTAGACCCAATTAATCGTTTAAAATTCCACGGGCACGTAATAATGCCGTTTTGAAATCTTCTTCATAATCTTTTTTAATACCGGGAATCGGCTCGTGTTTATCTGCATTACGCATTTTTAATTGGTAAATTAACACTTCATCACGTAATGCCGCATAGTTATCAGGCTCACCGACTTCAACTGAAAGTTGTTGTAAAATATCCATCAGATGTAAATCCGGGTTTTTACGCCAATGTTCGCCCAATAACTCAAGTAATTCCTCTAAACGTTTGCATTTCATTCTTTGCTTCCTTAAAAATCCTTGTTGAAAAGTGTCCGGAATCATATACTTTTAACCACACTTTTGCAAAAAACTTGGACATAAAATGCAACAAATCGATCAAATTACTGCAGTTATCTTATCCGGTGGACTTGCTCGCCGTATGAATGGGGCGGAAAAAGGCTTACAGCTATTACAGGGTAAACCTCTGATTTCACATATTGTAGAGCGTCTTACGCCGCAAGTCGCACAA of Actinobacillus arthritidis contains these proteins:
- a CDS encoding penicillin-binding protein activator, with protein sequence MATILKQKLKTVFVPTAMALFLSACTGTSFFENPLTKTVKDEAYATSEFYINKADKATDKEDQVTYRLLAVRKLIDENKAAEAQNTFDELSPALAEIQKNEIQKVEYNLVARQLVALQGNEAQAVSLLKLVPMAQLSRSQTLRFYQTQARIAENRKDVLEAVKARSLMTAKLADNKLRQENNDQIWSLLRNANKGSLSVANPGPGEIEFAGWLALIAAYNQNVTTPAQMPQAINNWKQLYPNHSAVSFMPAELQNVSNFQQTQLNGVALLLPLSGEAKILGDIIKKGFDDAKGDDATAIQTYDTDAGSVESILTQAKQQGAQTIIGPLLKSRVDEMLVSPEIKGVNVLALNSTPNVKAIPGVCYYGLSPEAEARAGADRLYRDGYSRAIVAASQDDFGQRSADAFAQRWRQLTNGDADVRYYNLPQDAVVAIQNSGSVQGAALYALGTAEQLLELKQGIDGSPLAGQLNMYTSSRSNSPNNGIEFRTAMEGVKFSEIPLLADPSSDEYKKAETLAESDFSMMRLYAMGSDAWALANKFNEFRQIPGYSVSGLTGNLTASPNCNIERGMSWLQYRNGAVENAN
- the dolP gene encoding division/outer membrane stress-associated lipid-binding lipoprotein → MFTLKRIGLMSLCALSLLSLQGCIATAVVTSATVATKVATDPRSAGTQVDDEVLEERVAYNLNKDAQLKEETRINVVAYNGKVLLVGQAPNDSAVETAKNLAAGAEGVTEVYNEIRTGEKIGVGQISVDSWITTAIKSKLLVNSEVKSTEVKVITENGEVFLVGKLSPSQADAATEVARNVSGVNRVIKVINYAQ
- a CDS encoding YihD family protein, translated to MKCKRLEELLELLGEHWRKNPDLHLMDILQQLSVEVGEPDNYAALRDEVLIYQLKMRNADKHEPIPGIKKDYEEDFKTALLRARGILND